A genomic region of Catalinimonas niigatensis contains the following coding sequences:
- a CDS encoding YwqG family protein, whose amino-acid sequence MTPSKLQIPALLEPYRKQIESSVKPFVRIYAKPDDDLDLTQSKFGGFPYLPIGYEYPTGDNGQPLFMLAQINFEEVPHLSGFPKKGILQFYVGDDNMYGLDLDDPFDQSNYRLIFFEEVDADNAQEDFDFPDFDNIPVLQSHSLRFEVQSAPVSPTDQAFDEYFGTPVFDFFDRFGNDKVEVRRAYARLAQGSGHKLGGYAHFTQEDPRLVQEFEEAKLLLQIDSDHKSILWGDEGIGNFFIHPEDLRDLEFSEVLYNWDSP is encoded by the coding sequence ATGACGCCTTCTAAGTTACAAATTCCAGCTTTGCTGGAACCTTATCGCAAGCAAATTGAATCATCTGTAAAACCTTTCGTGCGCATATATGCGAAGCCTGATGATGATCTTGATTTGACACAGAGTAAATTTGGTGGTTTCCCTTATCTTCCCATAGGTTATGAATATCCTACCGGTGATAATGGACAGCCGTTATTTATGCTTGCTCAGATAAATTTTGAAGAAGTACCCCATTTATCAGGATTCCCCAAAAAAGGTATTTTGCAGTTCTACGTAGGTGATGACAATATGTACGGACTGGATTTGGATGATCCATTTGATCAATCAAATTACAGGCTTATCTTTTTTGAAGAGGTAGATGCTGATAATGCCCAGGAAGATTTTGATTTTCCGGATTTTGATAATATCCCGGTACTTCAAAGCCACAGTTTGCGTTTTGAAGTACAATCAGCACCGGTATCTCCTACTGACCAGGCTTTTGATGAGTATTTTGGCACTCCGGTTTTTGACTTCTTTGACCGATTTGGAAACGATAAGGTGGAAGTACGACGTGCCTATGCCCGACTGGCTCAAGGAAGTGGCCACAAACTTGGAGGGTATGCTCATTTTACGCAGGAAGACCCACGGCTGGTGCAGGAATTTGAAGAAGCCAAATTACTGCTACAGATAGATTCTGACCACAAAAGTATTTTATGGGGAGATGAAGGTATTGGCAATTTCTTCATCCACCCCGAAGACCTCAGAGACCTTGAGTTTTCAGAAGTTCTTTACAATTGGGATAGCCCATGA
- a CDS encoding ArsR/SmtB family transcription factor, whose translation MEIAITSQRSVEKLEKVAFILKTLSHPLRLSVVDLLSQHDKLSVNEICQALNSEQSLTSHHLSNMKLKGILNSSREGKNIYYSLKMQEVVKVLACMDNCDAITI comes from the coding sequence ATGGAGATAGCTATTACAAGCCAGAGAAGTGTAGAGAAGTTGGAGAAGGTAGCTTTTATTCTTAAGACTTTATCCCATCCATTGAGATTAAGCGTTGTAGATCTGCTTTCCCAACATGATAAGCTATCGGTGAATGAAATCTGCCAGGCATTAAATTCTGAGCAATCTCTGACCTCTCATCATTTGTCAAATATGAAGCTCAAAGGAATTTTGAACAGTTCGCGTGAAGGAAAAAATATTTACTATAGCCTAAAAATGCAGGAAGTTGTAAAAGTATTGGCCTGTATGGATAATTGTGACGCGATAACTATTTGA
- a CDS encoding aminotransferase class V-fold PLP-dependent enzyme, with protein MKNIYFTPGPAELYFTVEGHIKNALKEQIPSISHRSKTFQGIYHEATSNLKQLLNVPDGYHIFFTGSATEIWERILENCVEHKSHHYVNGAFSERFQGTAEELTKKTDTETAEAGSCVNPNPDLIAPDTELIAFTLNETSTGASQPLEDIYAIHQAHPDKLIAVDAVSILPHPDIDYTQVDTVFFSVQKAFGLPAGLGVWIVSPRCVEKAQNLQKKGINIGSYHSLPSLLSKGMKDQTPETPNVLNIYLLSKVCADMLSKGISKIRQETEYKAALLYHAVEVHPHLNAFVKDDAYRSKTVIVADTQIPSSEIIEKLKKDNLVVGSGYGDYKSKQIRIANFPTHSKEQFELLVDKINALK; from the coding sequence ATGAAAAATATCTATTTTACCCCCGGGCCTGCTGAACTGTATTTTACAGTAGAAGGACACATTAAAAATGCTTTGAAGGAACAGATCCCTTCTATTTCACATCGCAGTAAAACTTTTCAGGGCATCTATCATGAAGCTACTAGCAATTTGAAACAGCTCTTGAATGTGCCTGACGGTTATCACATCTTCTTCACCGGATCAGCCACAGAGATCTGGGAGAGAATTCTTGAAAACTGTGTAGAACATAAGAGCCACCACTACGTAAATGGAGCTTTCTCTGAACGTTTTCAGGGCACGGCAGAGGAGTTAACTAAGAAGACAGACACAGAAACAGCAGAAGCAGGAAGTTGTGTAAATCCTAATCCTGATCTTATTGCCCCCGATACCGAGCTGATTGCTTTTACGCTTAATGAAACGAGTACCGGTGCATCACAACCGCTGGAAGATATTTATGCAATTCATCAAGCGCATCCTGATAAATTGATCGCAGTAGATGCCGTTTCTATTTTACCTCATCCCGATATTGATTACACCCAGGTTGATACAGTCTTTTTCTCAGTACAAAAAGCCTTTGGCTTACCAGCCGGCCTTGGGGTGTGGATTGTGAGTCCCCGTTGCGTAGAAAAAGCCCAGAATTTACAAAAAAAAGGAATAAACATAGGCTCTTATCATTCGCTACCTTCTTTACTATCAAAAGGAATGAAAGACCAAACACCGGAGACACCCAATGTACTAAACATTTACCTGCTGTCTAAAGTATGCGCAGATATGCTAAGCAAGGGAATTAGCAAAATCAGGCAGGAGACAGAATACAAAGCAGCACTACTTTACCATGCTGTAGAGGTGCATCCACACCTTAATGCTTTTGTAAAAGACGATGCTTATCGTTCAAAAACTGTCATTGTGGCAGATACTCAGATTCCTTCTTCTGAAATTATTGAAAAGTTGAAAAAGGATAACTTAGTCGTAGGAAGTGGATATGGTGATTATAAGTCAAAACAGATAAGAATAGCCAATTTTCCTACACATTCTAAGGAACAGTTTGAATTGCTGGTGGACAAAATAAATGCGTTAAAATAA
- a CDS encoding universal stress protein: MYPLKKILVGLDASSMDDTLIEFASFLAQSTSAESVHFVNVIKNTQLPNSLRKEFPNLMEDAIKDRKKQMEKKVIERFDMTNQQITVKITVEQGLLPSKHILKLAEKHNIDAIVVGRKEKLIGSSVVTQRLARRATCSLLIVPEKEYTSMNRIMVATDFSKDSLAALEEAISVASYGKNEGREVEIICHHVYQVPVGYHYTGKSFEESSDVMRQNAEKNYKKFISKVDTKNVQITPLFSLSRQESPVSMIYDKAVELNVNCIVIGGKGKAASTAFFPIGTNTEKLISMDANIPLLIVRPKHKNAGLMEMLQRI; encoded by the coding sequence ATGTATCCATTAAAGAAAATTTTGGTAGGACTTGATGCATCATCCATGGACGACACACTCATTGAGTTTGCTTCGTTCCTGGCGCAATCAACTTCTGCCGAGTCTGTTCATTTTGTGAATGTGATCAAGAATACCCAGCTTCCTAATTCTTTAAGGAAAGAGTTTCCTAACCTGATGGAAGATGCTATTAAAGACCGTAAAAAGCAGATGGAGAAAAAGGTCATTGAACGTTTTGATATGACCAATCAGCAAATCACCGTAAAAATCACGGTAGAACAAGGTCTTCTACCCTCTAAACATATTCTTAAACTGGCAGAAAAACATAATATTGATGCCATTGTCGTAGGAAGAAAAGAAAAATTGATAGGAAGTAGTGTAGTCACTCAACGTCTGGCACGCAGAGCTACCTGTTCTTTGCTGATCGTACCTGAAAAAGAGTACACCAGCATGAACCGTATCATGGTAGCTACTGATTTCTCTAAAGATTCTCTTGCCGCTTTGGAAGAAGCAATATCAGTAGCAAGTTATGGTAAAAATGAGGGTAGAGAGGTAGAAATTATCTGCCATCATGTATACCAGGTGCCGGTAGGTTACCACTACACTGGAAAGTCATTTGAAGAAAGTAGTGATGTGATGCGACAAAATGCTGAAAAGAACTATAAAAAATTCATTAGCAAAGTTGATACTAAAAATGTACAGATTACGCCTCTCTTCTCACTGAGCAGACAAGAAAGTCCTGTTTCCATGATTTACGATAAGGCAGTAGAGTTGAATGTCAACTGCATCGTGATTGGAGGAAAGGGTAAAGCCGCTTCAACTGCATTTTTCCCAATCGGGACAAATACTGAAAAACTCATCAGCATGGATGCTAACATTCCTTTGCTGATCGTGAGGCCCAAGCATAAGAATGCTGGCCTGATGGAAATGCTTCAGAGAATATAG
- a CDS encoding glycerate kinase, with amino-acid sequence MKILIAPNAFKNSLDAVKSAEAICRGLQKSRLSATCILQPIADGGDGMLTVMLSQKDGEIRHAKVKDPLGRIVEATYGLINQRKTAVIEMAEASGIRLLKPEELNPMKTSSFGTGELMKAALDSGAREIVIGLGGSATVDLGLGMAQALGVKLYDKEGKSIPPGGEGLQALHTIEMQEVDSRLQDIRIIVTCDVTNKLLEAPSVFGPQKGADEAMVKDLEHHFKRVAELIEEELGKNIMEQDRTGAAGGLGAALFAFFNAELVDGTDYLLSRTGFHKDLQTADLVITSEGALDQQTQAGKGPFYVASQAKAQGKPVIMLAGSIPKSYRPEDYGVYDVVLPIGPRPQSLEEALDHTADNLERTAYQTGNMLALKTKRE; translated from the coding sequence TTGAAAATCCTCATTGCACCCAACGCATTCAAGAATAGTCTGGACGCCGTAAAATCGGCCGAGGCGATTTGCCGCGGTCTTCAAAAAAGTCGGTTGTCAGCAACATGTATACTACAGCCCATTGCCGATGGAGGAGATGGTATGCTAACAGTGATGCTCAGTCAGAAGGATGGAGAGATACGGCATGCCAAAGTAAAAGATCCTCTGGGACGTATTGTTGAGGCTACTTATGGGCTCATCAATCAGAGGAAAACTGCGGTGATTGAAATGGCAGAAGCTTCCGGTATCCGTTTGCTAAAACCGGAAGAACTTAATCCTATGAAAACGTCCTCCTTCGGTACAGGAGAATTAATGAAAGCGGCATTGGATAGCGGAGCAAGAGAAATTGTGATAGGATTGGGAGGAAGTGCTACTGTAGACCTGGGCTTAGGTATGGCGCAGGCCCTGGGTGTAAAATTGTACGATAAAGAAGGTAAATCTATCCCGCCTGGTGGAGAAGGGTTACAAGCATTGCATACTATTGAAATGCAGGAAGTTGATTCCCGGCTACAGGATATTCGCATCATTGTAACCTGTGATGTGACCAATAAGCTTTTGGAAGCACCTTCTGTCTTTGGTCCTCAAAAAGGTGCCGATGAAGCAATGGTGAAGGATCTTGAGCATCACTTCAAAAGGGTAGCTGAACTTATAGAGGAAGAACTGGGAAAAAATATCATGGAGCAGGACCGCACAGGTGCTGCCGGGGGGCTGGGTGCAGCTTTATTTGCTTTTTTCAATGCTGAACTGGTTGACGGTACAGATTATTTGCTTTCTCGTACTGGTTTTCACAAAGATCTGCAAACTGCCGATTTGGTAATTACCTCAGAGGGAGCACTGGACCAGCAAACGCAGGCTGGAAAAGGACCTTTTTATGTAGCAAGTCAGGCCAAAGCGCAGGGAAAACCGGTGATTATGCTGGCCGGTAGTATACCCAAAAGCTATCGCCCTGAAGATTATGGAGTATACGATGTAGTATTGCCTATTGGACCTCGCCCTCAATCTTTGGAAGAAGCTTTAGACCATACGGCAGATAATCTGGAAAGAACAGCTTACCAGACTGGGAATATGCTGGCCCTAAAAACAAAAAGAGAGTAG
- a CDS encoding TonB-dependent receptor gives MKKFLPLSICVSLLAMNGYAQEDTTTIELNNLNITENRMQTPFSESARSIYVVSRQQLEQAPVQSLNEVLSYVPGVDIRQRGPAGVQADVSIRGGTFEQTLILINGIKMSDPQTGHHLMNLPLDIDNIERIEVLKGPGARIYGQNAFSGAINIITKVPAEPMAVISGYGGAFETFGGNVSVALPGESYGQYVAVSHDQSEGYRENADYKITNAFYQSYLQLEEGKVNFMGGYTQRAFGAQNFYTTAYEEYEEVNTLFLSADYELKKNNWTLQPRIYWRRNHDNFILVRSDPDFFNNLHTTHVGGAEVHSTYRSKLGLSGIGLEYRYEDINSTNLGERNRNTAGIFAEHRFYLFDRLDLTPGLYLNWYSDYGWNLFPGLDASYEINTKLKAFANIGRSFRIPTYTDLYYQGPDNIGNDQLEPEDAITYEGGFKYFSGDFWGQLSYFKRDASNLIDWVRSNDTQPWQPQNFYNVDIQGIEAGVNFDFSKNQTAWVKRVSINYTFLDAELLDTEGVESRYALDNLNHQLIFEVTHKIIGPVNHSLRMRYLDRATLSDYTLLDSRIFYKSEQFNIFAEATNITNTEYQEINNVPMPGRWFRAGVTFKLGLGKN, from the coding sequence ATGAAGAAATTTTTACCCTTATCTATCTGTGTAAGCCTGCTAGCAATGAATGGCTACGCACAGGAAGATACTACCACTATTGAACTCAATAACCTGAACATTACAGAAAACAGAATGCAGACTCCATTTTCTGAGTCTGCCCGAAGCATATATGTGGTAAGCCGACAGCAACTAGAGCAGGCACCGGTACAAAGCCTGAATGAGGTGCTGAGTTATGTACCCGGAGTAGACATCCGCCAGCGAGGTCCGGCTGGAGTACAGGCTGATGTCAGCATCCGAGGAGGCACTTTTGAACAGACTTTGATCCTGATCAATGGGATCAAGATGAGTGATCCGCAGACCGGCCACCATCTGATGAACTTACCGCTGGACATTGATAACATTGAAAGGATAGAAGTACTGAAAGGACCGGGCGCTAGAATTTATGGTCAAAATGCATTCTCTGGCGCAATCAACATCATTACCAAAGTACCTGCTGAGCCTATGGCAGTAATCAGTGGCTATGGCGGAGCTTTTGAAACTTTTGGTGGTAACGTATCCGTAGCATTGCCGGGAGAAAGTTATGGGCAGTATGTAGCGGTCTCCCATGACCAGTCGGAAGGCTATCGTGAAAATGCAGACTATAAAATCACCAATGCTTTTTACCAGTCTTATCTGCAACTGGAAGAAGGCAAAGTCAACTTTATGGGCGGATATACCCAACGTGCATTTGGTGCTCAAAATTTTTATACCACAGCTTACGAAGAATATGAAGAAGTCAATACGCTTTTTCTCAGTGCTGATTATGAGCTAAAAAAAAACAACTGGACTCTACAACCACGTATATACTGGCGAAGAAATCATGATAATTTTATTTTAGTCCGGAGTGACCCTGACTTTTTTAACAATCTGCATACCACCCATGTGGGAGGTGCTGAAGTCCACAGTACTTATCGTAGTAAGCTGGGGCTTAGCGGCATAGGTTTGGAATATCGTTATGAAGATATCAACAGCACCAATCTGGGCGAGCGCAACCGAAACACAGCAGGTATTTTTGCTGAGCATCGCTTCTATCTGTTTGATAGGCTGGACCTGACGCCCGGCCTCTACCTCAACTGGTACTCAGATTATGGCTGGAATCTTTTTCCCGGATTGGATGCCAGTTATGAGATCAATACCAAACTTAAAGCTTTTGCCAATATTGGCCGATCTTTCCGCATCCCTACATATACGGATTTGTATTACCAAGGTCCTGATAATATCGGTAATGATCAATTGGAACCGGAAGATGCTATTACCTATGAAGGCGGTTTTAAGTACTTCAGCGGTGATTTCTGGGGACAGCTAAGTTACTTCAAACGCGATGCATCCAACTTAATTGACTGGGTAAGGAGTAACGACACACAACCCTGGCAACCGCAGAATTTTTATAATGTAGACATACAAGGTATAGAAGCAGGTGTCAATTTTGACTTTTCAAAAAATCAGACTGCCTGGGTAAAAAGAGTTTCCATCAACTATACTTTTCTGGATGCTGAACTACTGGATACAGAAGGTGTAGAGTCGCGCTATGCTCTGGACAACCTGAACCATCAGCTTATCTTTGAGGTCACTCACAAAATCATAGGTCCGGTCAACCACTCCTTACGTATGCGTTATCTTGACCGGGCTACCCTATCTGATTATACTTTGCTGGACAGCCGTATTTTCTACAAAAGTGAGCAATTCAATATTTTTGCCGAGGCTACCAATATCACCAATACTGAATATCAAGAAATTAATAATGTACCCATGCCTGGGCGCTGGTTCAGAGCAGGAGTTACCTTCAAGCTCGGTTTGGGCAAAAATTAA
- a CDS encoding PadR family transcriptional regulator, translating into MKGTNLGEFEELVLLTIASLLDDAYSVAICDELEKHADRSVKLGVVHAVLNRLEEKGLAKSSLGEATSIRGGKRKRFYTVTNAGKAALVRSKEIRDQLWHKIPQYVIKWT; encoded by the coding sequence ATGAAAGGAACCAATCTAGGCGAGTTTGAAGAACTCGTTTTATTGACCATCGCTTCTCTACTGGATGATGCCTATAGTGTAGCTATCTGCGATGAATTAGAGAAACATGCGGATCGTAGCGTGAAATTGGGTGTGGTGCATGCCGTACTCAACCGTTTGGAGGAAAAGGGATTGGCAAAAAGCAGTTTAGGCGAAGCTACGAGTATACGGGGAGGCAAGAGGAAGAGATTTTATACCGTGACCAATGCAGGAAAAGCAGCCCTCGTCAGGTCCAAAGAAATCCGTGATCAGTTATGGCATAAGATACCCCAATACGTAATCAAATGGACGTAA